In a single window of the Gossypium hirsutum isolate 1008001.06 chromosome A13, Gossypium_hirsutum_v2.1, whole genome shotgun sequence genome:
- the LOC107893151 gene encoding 5-methyltetrahydropteroyltriglutamate--homocysteine methyltransferase: MASHIVGYPRMGPKRELKFALESFWDKKSSAEDLQKVAADLRSSIWKQMSDAGIKYIPSNAFSYYDQVLDATSMLGAVPPRYGWSGGEIGFDTYFSMARGNASVPAMEMTKWFDTNYHFIVPELGPDVNFSYASHKAVDEYKEAKALGVNTVPVLIGPVSYLLLSKPAKGVEKTFSLLSLLPKILPIYKEVISELKAAGASWIQFDEPTLVLDLDSHKLQAFTAAYDDLESTLSGLNVLIETYFADLTAEAYKTLIGLKGVTAYGLDLVRGAQTLDLVKSNFPKGKYLFAGVVDGRNIWANDLAASLSTLKELEAVVGKENLVVSTSCSLLHTAVDLVNETKLDDEIKSWLAFAAQKVVEVNALAKALAGQKDEAFFSANAAAQASRKSSPRVTNEAVQKAAAALKGSDHRRATNVSARLDAQQKKLDLPILPTTTIGSFPQTLELRRVRREFKANKISEDDYIKAIKEEIKKVVDLQEELDIDVLVHGEPERNDMVEYFGEQLSGFAFTVNGWVQSYGSRCVKPPIIYGDVSRPKPMTVFWSSTAQSMTARPMKGMLTGPVTILNWSFVRNDQPRFETCYQIALAIKDEVEDLEKAGINVIQIDEAALREGLPLRKSEHAFYLKWAVHSFRITNCGVQDTTQIHTHMCYSNFNDIIHSIIDMDADVITIENSRSDEKLLSVFREGVKYGAGIGPGVYDIHSPRIPSTEEIADRINKMLAVLETNILWVNPDCGLKTRKYAEVKPALNNMVAAAKLLRTQLASAK; encoded by the exons ATGGCCTCCCACATTGTTGGATATCCCCGTATGGGACCAAAGAGAGAGCTTAAGTTTGCTTTGGAATCCTTCTGGGATAAGAAGAGCAGTGCCGAGGATTTGCAAAAGGTTGCTGCTGATCTCAGGTCATCCATCTGGAAACAGATGTCTGATGCTGGGATCAAGTACATCCCCAGCAATGCTTTCTCTTACTATGACCAGGTGCTCGATGCCACATCCATGCTCGGAGCTGTTCCACCTAGATACGGCTGGAGTGGTGGTGAGATCGGATTTGACACTTACTTCTCCATGGCCAGAGGAAATGCCTCTGTCCCTGCAATGGAAATGACTAAGTGGTTTGACACCAACTA CCACTTCATTGTTCCTGAATTGGGACCTGATGTTAACTTCTCTTATGCATCTCACAAGGCAGTGGATGAGTACAAGGAAGCTAAGGCG CTTGGAGTTAACACAGTCCCGGTCCTTATCGGCCCTGTCTCATACTTGTTGCTCTCTAAACCTGCAAAGGGTGTTGAGAAGACCTTTTCTCTTCTCTCCCTCCTCCCCAAAATCCTCCCTATCTACAA GGAAGTTATATCTGAGCTTAAGGCAGCTGGTGCTTCCTGGATTCAGTTTGATGAACCGACCCTTGTCTTGGATCTTGACTCTCACAAATTGCAAGCATTCACTGCTGCTTATGATGATTTGGAATCCACTCTCTCTGGCTTGAATGTATTGATCGAGACCTACTTTGCTGATCTTACTGCTGAGGCATACAAGACACTCATTGGGTTGAAGGGTGTCACTGCTTATGGTTTGGATTTGGTTCGTGGAGCCCAGACTCTTGATTTGGTCAAGAGCAATTTCCCTAAGGGCAAGTACCTCTTTGCTGGAGTTGTGGATGGAAGGAACATTTGGGCCAATGATCTTGCTGCTTCTCTCAGCACTTTGAAGGAGCTTGAGGCTGTTGTTGGCAAAG AAAACCTGGTGGTGTCCACATCCTGCTCGCTTCTCCACACCGCTGTTGATCTAGTGAATGAGACTAAGCTAGACGATGAAATCAAATCGTGGCTCGCATTTGCTGCCCAGAAAGTTGTTGAAGTCAATGCACTTGCCAAGGCATTGGCTGGTCAGAAGGATGAG GCCTTCTTCTCTGCCAATGCTGCTGCTCAGGCTTCAAGGAAGTCCTCCCCAAGAGTGACTAACGAGGCTGTTCAAAAGGCT GCTGCTGCTTTGAAGGGCTCTGATCACCGTCGTGCAACTAATGTTAGTGCTAGACTCGATGCCCAGCAGAAAAAGCTTGACCTTCCAATCCTCCCCACCACAACCATTGGATCTTTCCCTCAAACCTTGGAGCTCAGGAGAGTTCGTCGTGAATTCAAGGCTAACAA GATCTCTGAGGATGATTACATTAAAGCCATTAAGGAGGAAATTAAGAAGGTTGTTGACCTTCAGGAAGAGCTTGACATTGATGTCTTGGTTCATGGAGAGCCTGAG AGAAACGATATGGTTGAGTACTTTGGTGAGCAGTTGTCTGGTTTTGCATTCACTGTTAATGGATGGGTGCAATCTTACGGATCTCGATGTGTCAAGCCACCAATCATCTACGGTGATGTTAGCCGCCCCAAGCCAATGACTGTTTTCTGGTCATCTACCGCACAAAGCATGACTGCACGCCCAATGAAGGGAATGCTTACTGGGCCTGTTACCATCCTTAACTGGTCCTTTGTCAGAAATGATCAGCCCCG GTTTGAGACTTGCTACCAGATTGCCTTGGCCATCAAGGACGAAGTGGAGGATCTTGAGAAGGCCGGTATCAATGTTATCCAAATTGACGAGGCTGCTTTGAGAGAGGGGTTGCCTCTTAGAAAGTCGGAGCACGCCTTCTACTTGAAATGGGCTGTCCACTCCTTCAGAATCACCAACTGTGGTGTACAGGACACTACCCAG ATCCACACTCATATGTGCTACTCCAACTTCAATGACATCATCCACTCAATTATCGACATGGATGCTGATGTGATAACCATCGAGAACTCACGTTCAGATGAAAAGCTCCTTTCTGTATTCCGTGAAGGAGTGAAGTATGGTGCTGGAATCGGCCCTGGTGTCTATGACATCCACTCTCCCAGAATACCATCAACCGAAGAGATTGCTGACCGAATTAACAAGATGCTTGCTGTGCTTGAGACAAACATCTTGTGGGTTAACCCAGACTGTGGTCTCAAGACTCGCAAGTATGCCGAGGTGAAGCCAGCCCTGAACAACATGGTTGCAGCTGCCAAGCTGCTCCGCACCCAACTTGCGAGTGCCAAGTGA